Proteins co-encoded in one Coxiella burnetii genomic window:
- the cetCB4 gene encoding Dot/Icm T4SS effector CetCB4 has translation MSRPDLGSEKQYLIMVDLNDLLRIQVHDNRELVLAINDSLHTQLQKIKGKIEVLLMVEEKYNYFYLRREEELNVLTWEGLEWALDFTGVDRFITYKIDNNKIKVGWNKPSNDCYDQIIALSSNDGFREKLQEVFGWELAPCYKEADLGLYAFSQTQDRWRTEGFIGSEENKRVAVFVDIDDTLLDRLATYNKGETILFTNVINKLKGLKRRYPQTEFFIITARTEPSTPGKWQRGNEFSTFSVLNKLREEGIEIEKENVIFTSYWKRHTNNDGGEIISKGAKIDFIEEKLREKKLSVRPDFIAFFEDSYKELGLAFQKLGARGQVAGVDCAIFSVLSKGNPMPEAIHLLERLALPTKKPSLFQAGVPFEDEDEDEDEKEEAHVCSMSR, from the coding sequence ATGAGCAGACCAGATCTGGGATCAGAGAAACAGTATTTAATAATGGTTGATTTAAATGATCTTCTCAGAATTCAAGTTCACGACAATAGAGAATTAGTTTTAGCTATTAATGACTCTCTGCATACACAGCTGCAAAAAATAAAAGGGAAGATTGAAGTGTTGTTGATGGTGGAAGAAAAATACAACTATTTTTATCTCCGAAGAGAAGAAGAACTAAATGTTTTAACTTGGGAAGGTTTAGAGTGGGCTTTAGATTTTACAGGGGTTGATAGATTTATTACCTATAAAATAGATAATAACAAAATTAAAGTTGGATGGAATAAACCTTCTAACGACTGTTATGATCAAATTATTGCTTTATCTAGTAATGATGGTTTTCGTGAAAAACTTCAAGAGGTGTTCGGCTGGGAACTGGCGCCTTGTTACAAGGAGGCTGATCTCGGGCTTTATGCTTTTTCACAAACACAGGATCGCTGGAGAACAGAGGGTTTTATTGGCTCGGAAGAAAATAAACGAGTGGCTGTTTTTGTTGATATTGATGATACATTGTTGGATCGATTGGCAACATATAATAAGGGAGAAACGATTTTATTTACTAACGTTATAAATAAATTGAAAGGCTTAAAGCGGCGTTATCCGCAGACGGAATTTTTCATTATTACTGCTCGGACTGAGCCTTCCACTCCTGGAAAATGGCAGCGAGGAAATGAGTTTTCGACTTTTTCCGTTTTAAATAAATTGCGAGAAGAAGGTATAGAAATCGAAAAAGAGAATGTTATTTTTACAAGTTATTGGAAGAGGCATACAAATAACGATGGAGGAGAAATAATTTCAAAGGGAGCCAAAATTGATTTTATCGAAGAAAAACTTAGAGAAAAAAAATTATCAGTGCGTCCAGATTTCATTGCTTTTTTTGAAGACTCTTATAAAGAATTGGGTTTAGCCTTTCAAAAGCTGGGGGCACGGGGTCAGGTGGCGGGTGTGGACTGCGCTATTTTTTCAGTTTTGAGTAAAGGCAACCCAATGCCAGAAGCTATCCATCTTTTAGAGCGTCTCGCTTTGCCTACGAAAAAGCCTTCTTTATTTCAGGCCGGAGTGCCTTTTGAAGATGAAGATGAAGATGAAGATGAAAAGGAAGAGGCGCACGTGTGTTCAATGAGTCGTTAA
- the coaBC gene encoding bifunctional phosphopantothenoylcysteine decarboxylase/phosphopantothenate--cysteine ligase CoaBC, translated as MFSNQKLLIGVTGAIAAYKSVELVRRLREKGALVRVVMTSAAQAFITPLTFQAVSGHPVAVDLFSSDSSMGMEHIDLARWADFVLIAPASADFIARLAHGRADDLLTTICLATQAPIAVAPSMNQQMWRNKITQTNVDRLRDYGIHLFGPATGEQACGDYGPGRLLEPEELINQLAIHSVEKVLSGKQVLITAGPTQEAIDPVRYLTNGSSGKMGFALAEAALAMGANVTLVSGPTPLKVSQKINRIDVTTATQMFETVIKHAVECDVFIGAAAVSDYRPKNFSPQKFKKSDANWALNLVRNPDIISEIGRLPNKPFVVGFALETDNPLDNAKLKLQKKNMNVIVVNEASALCSDENAVTLMTRSGKTKKLPMTTKKTLALQLMEFVSKEM; from the coding sequence ATGTTTTCTAATCAAAAATTACTAATCGGCGTTACCGGCGCTATTGCCGCTTATAAAAGCGTAGAGTTAGTGCGACGTTTGCGAGAAAAAGGCGCTTTAGTTCGGGTGGTGATGACGTCAGCGGCGCAGGCATTTATCACGCCCCTAACTTTTCAAGCTGTATCCGGACATCCAGTTGCAGTGGATTTATTTTCGTCGGACAGCTCGATGGGAATGGAGCATATTGATTTAGCGCGGTGGGCTGATTTCGTGTTGATCGCCCCAGCGAGCGCTGACTTCATTGCGCGGCTGGCTCATGGGCGGGCGGATGATTTGCTCACAACCATTTGCTTAGCCACGCAAGCACCGATCGCCGTAGCACCGTCGATGAACCAACAAATGTGGCGCAATAAAATTACCCAAACAAATGTGGATCGCTTACGCGATTATGGAATTCACCTTTTTGGGCCTGCAACGGGGGAGCAAGCGTGCGGTGATTATGGACCAGGTCGATTGCTGGAGCCCGAGGAATTAATTAATCAATTGGCAATTCATAGCGTGGAAAAGGTGTTATCGGGGAAACAGGTGTTAATAACCGCAGGACCAACGCAAGAAGCCATCGATCCTGTGCGCTATTTAACCAATGGCAGTTCGGGGAAAATGGGGTTCGCTTTGGCGGAAGCTGCGTTAGCCATGGGCGCTAATGTCACTTTAGTGAGTGGCCCGACTCCTTTGAAAGTGTCTCAAAAAATCAATCGAATTGATGTTACTACCGCTACCCAGATGTTTGAAACCGTTATAAAACATGCGGTAGAATGCGATGTGTTTATTGGTGCTGCGGCGGTGAGCGATTATCGTCCAAAAAATTTCTCTCCTCAAAAATTTAAAAAATCCGATGCGAATTGGGCGCTTAATTTAGTGCGAAATCCTGATATCATTTCAGAAATAGGGAGATTACCGAATAAACCTTTCGTGGTAGGATTTGCATTAGAAACCGATAATCCCCTTGACAATGCGAAATTAAAATTGCAGAAAAAGAACATGAATGTGATTGTGGTCAATGAGGCGTCGGCGCTTTGCAGCGATGAAAATGCAGTCACCCTTATGACGCGCTCAGGTAAAACCAAAAAATTGCCGATGACGACAAAAAAGACTTTAGCACTTCAATTAATGGAGTTTGTTAGCAAAGAAATGTGA
- a CDS encoding patatin-like phospholipase family protein, whose protein sequence is MLGRTKISLWIIFIVLLVFVFIYSNYRLYQPTVSQDSHLPLSDDVHVAHRPIPKGVKIIRILSLNGGGIRGILTAHVLQYLEKVTGKPISKLFDFVTCTSTGCLIAAQLLTPDANGNPRFTAAEVLKNYDRQARAIFRNPLSHKIISLGGFLGPEYSNRRKEQILKRHLGSILFAQLLLPTVVTAYSLKERAPRL, encoded by the coding sequence ATGTTAGGAAGGACAAAAATATCCCTTTGGATAATTTTTATCGTTTTGCTTGTCTTTGTATTTATTTACAGTAATTACCGTTTATATCAACCTACCGTGTCGCAAGATAGTCATTTGCCATTAAGTGATGACGTTCACGTGGCCCATCGTCCTATCCCCAAAGGTGTCAAAATTATTCGGATTCTCTCGCTCAATGGCGGCGGAATTCGGGGCATTCTTACGGCTCACGTATTGCAATATTTAGAGAAGGTTACCGGCAAACCCATCTCGAAATTATTTGATTTTGTGACGTGTACCTCGACGGGTTGTCTGATTGCGGCTCAATTATTAACGCCAGATGCCAACGGTAACCCTCGATTTACCGCAGCCGAAGTGCTAAAAAATTACGATAGACAAGCGAGGGCTATATTTCGCAATCCTCTCTCTCACAAAATCATTAGCTTGGGAGGTTTTTTGGGGCCCGAATATTCAAACCGCAGAAAAGAACAAATATTAAAACGTCACCTTGGCTCCATTTTGTTCGCTCAATTATTACTACCGACAGTTGTTACCGCTTATTCCCTAAAAGAGAGAGCGCCCCGGCTTTAA
- a CDS encoding disulfide bond formation protein B — protein MMVSRLLKNYSLYFAWLTALIATLGSLYLSLVRHIPVCDLCWYQRVCIYPLTILLGIAAYRTDRGVVKYALPLVVLGFLFSVYQYLQQMIPGFAPINLCGSTSPHCSEIHWEIFGFITLPFLGMLATLIMSFFLIMAFYSLDKRLAN, from the coding sequence TTGATGGTTTCCCGTTTATTAAAAAACTACAGCCTTTATTTTGCATGGCTAACCGCGCTCATCGCGACATTAGGTTCGCTTTATCTTAGCCTCGTCCGCCATATTCCAGTGTGTGATTTATGCTGGTATCAGCGGGTATGTATTTACCCATTAACCATCCTGTTGGGAATTGCAGCTTATCGGACGGATCGAGGGGTAGTGAAATACGCCCTACCGTTAGTGGTCCTGGGTTTTTTATTTTCGGTTTATCAATATTTGCAACAAATGATCCCTGGATTTGCCCCTATCAACTTATGTGGTTCAACAAGCCCTCATTGCAGTGAAATTCATTGGGAAATTTTTGGATTCATCACGCTCCCTTTTCTCGGAATGCTGGCGACCTTAATAATGAGCTTTTTTTTAATTATGGCCTTTTATTCATTAGACAAACGCTTAGCCAATTGA
- a CDS encoding DsbA family protein, with protein sequence MSAIALALSKPAALKATTIDTKGQPTLGNPAAPVHIVAFEDLKCPNCARFNVEVLPAIKKKYINTGVAKYILITLAFLPGSPPAGNAALCLYKQNKNYFFPFVSYLYQHQPDETQNWATIPRLLQFARNSVPQANMKQLSNCIFSSRYSGALQKNLKIAEKTMNPVATPAVYVNGVNVEPLTQKRLEALIKGARSRAKN encoded by the coding sequence ATGTCAGCGATAGCGCTTGCTCTCTCGAAACCCGCCGCACTTAAAGCGACAACCATTGATACCAAAGGCCAGCCCACCTTGGGGAACCCCGCAGCCCCTGTGCATATCGTGGCTTTTGAAGATTTAAAGTGTCCGAATTGCGCCAGATTCAACGTAGAGGTTCTTCCTGCCATTAAGAAAAAATACATTAACACCGGCGTCGCTAAATATATCCTGATAACACTAGCCTTTTTGCCGGGCTCTCCCCCCGCTGGCAACGCTGCTTTGTGCCTCTATAAGCAAAACAAAAATTATTTCTTCCCTTTTGTGAGTTACCTTTATCAACATCAACCCGACGAGACTCAAAATTGGGCAACCATTCCCCGGCTATTACAATTTGCGCGTAATTCAGTACCTCAAGCGAATATGAAACAGCTTAGTAATTGTATTTTCAGCAGCCGCTATTCCGGTGCTTTACAAAAAAATTTAAAAATTGCGGAAAAAACAATGAATCCAGTAGCAACGCCGGCTGTCTATGTAAATGGAGTGAACGTGGAACCCCTTACCCAAAAGCGTTTAGAAGCTTTAATCAAAGGGGCGCGGTCTCGAGCTAAAAATTGA
- a CDS encoding MBL fold metallo-hydrolase, with protein MLFRQLFDATSCTYTYLIASGYGREALLIDPVLEQMPLYVRLFDELRLKLVLSIETHTHADHITAAASLQEKFQSQIGMGEISRAEHVNLKIKDNEKITIDGIQLKALHTPGHTQDSYSYLMDDRVFTGDTLLIRGTGRTDFQGGDPYQQYDSLFHKLLKLPDALQVYPAHDYKGMAVSTIGEEKRYNPRLQVSGAEEYATLMNHLDLPKPGLMDVAVPANLQCGRQLCKKLL; from the coding sequence ATGCTATTCCGTCAGCTCTTTGATGCGACCTCTTGCACCTATACCTACCTTATCGCCAGCGGTTACGGGCGAGAGGCTTTATTGATCGATCCTGTTCTGGAACAGATGCCATTGTACGTTAGGCTTTTTGATGAATTGAGATTAAAGTTGGTCTTGAGCATTGAAACGCACACCCACGCAGATCACATCACCGCCGCCGCCTCGCTTCAAGAAAAATTTCAGAGTCAAATTGGCATGGGTGAAATAAGTCGCGCCGAACACGTTAATTTAAAAATTAAAGATAACGAAAAAATCACGATTGATGGCATTCAATTAAAAGCCTTGCACACTCCCGGACACACTCAAGATTCCTATAGTTACTTGATGGATGACCGGGTATTTACTGGGGATACCCTATTAATTCGCGGCACCGGACGTACGGATTTTCAAGGTGGCGACCCTTATCAACAGTATGACAGTTTATTTCACAAATTATTAAAATTGCCCGATGCCCTTCAAGTTTATCCCGCTCATGATTACAAAGGCATGGCAGTAAGCACTATTGGGGAAGAAAAACGCTATAATCCCCGCTTGCAGGTCAGCGGGGCGGAAGAATATGCTACCCTTATGAACCATTTGGATTTACCCAAACCGGGGTTAATGGACGTGGCTGTGCCAGCAAATTTGCAATGCGGGAGACAATTATGCAAAAAACTTTTGTAA
- a CDS encoding FimV/HubP family polar landmark protein, producing MKRYLFFTIIFFIPMLGLAAVSEMNASTPVQSFQEADSQTSSPSAALPVTPQAEKPTAKEVPELNENKSPDNTAQNQTPKNATPTAIPPASKKSVPETGPSTDDVSASANAVVSHDSSAMLQAELTQMNQNSLQFQQQTDGRLEQLNSQNQQLQQRLQNLEKVVTLLNQELVQLKQGSHPVSQLQPQNPPSQSSFNGWIAYLKQILGENGYRAAIGGMFVALLLILWALWPRKRKNQKNRRVLDDQPAIGGADEAEYDYMGSAESIPAKINLARTYIAMEDPVSARKVLKQVSEQGNEEQRQEADELLKSLP from the coding sequence GTGAAACGGTATCTTTTTTTTACTATTATCTTTTTCATTCCTATGCTTGGTCTGGCTGCGGTGTCCGAAATGAACGCAAGCACACCGGTACAATCCTTTCAAGAAGCCGATAGCCAAACTTCCTCACCTTCGGCGGCTTTACCCGTAACCCCTCAAGCTGAGAAGCCAACGGCTAAGGAAGTTCCAGAGTTGAACGAAAACAAAAGTCCCGATAATACAGCTCAAAATCAGACACCTAAAAATGCCACCCCTACGGCCATTCCCCCTGCTTCTAAAAAGTCGGTGCCTGAAACAGGACCAAGTACGGATGACGTCTCTGCATCCGCTAACGCGGTTGTGAGCCATGACTCTTCGGCTATGCTTCAGGCAGAACTTACTCAAATGAACCAAAACAGTTTGCAATTTCAGCAGCAAACAGACGGTCGTTTGGAGCAACTGAATAGTCAAAACCAACAATTACAGCAACGATTACAAAACTTGGAAAAAGTAGTGACGTTGCTCAATCAAGAATTAGTCCAACTCAAACAAGGCAGCCACCCTGTCTCCCAACTACAGCCCCAAAATCCTCCATCCCAAAGCTCTTTTAACGGATGGATTGCGTATTTAAAGCAAATTTTAGGAGAAAATGGGTATAGGGCAGCTATCGGTGGGATGTTCGTTGCTCTACTTCTAATACTGTGGGCACTTTGGCCGCGTAAAAGAAAAAATCAAAAAAACCGCAGGGTTTTGGATGATCAACCAGCGATTGGCGGCGCTGACGAAGCGGAATATGATTACATGGGAAGTGCTGAAAGTATTCCCGCGAAAATTAATCTGGCTCGGACTTATATTGCGATGGAAGACCCGGTATCAGCGCGTAAAGTGCTCAAGCAGGTAAGCGAACAGGGGAATGAAGAACAGCGCCAGGAGGCCGATGAGCTTTTAAAGAGCCTGCCTTGA
- the truA gene encoding tRNA pseudouridine(38-40) synthase TruA: protein MARIALGIRYDGSAYHGWQVQEALKTVQGEVEKALSAVANHPVFVTCAGRTDAGVHASAQVAHFDTTAYRSDHAWVFGANSNLPHDISILWAKAVEEDFHARYSAMARRYRYIVYNHEIRPAILRKAIGWHYRPLDEKRMQAGAQYLIGEHDFSSFQGAGCQSRTPVRKIFQIEIYRIRRMVVIEVQANAFLLHMVRNIAGVLIAIGSGEKHPDWAQTVLKAKDRRQGGVTVPPNGLYLVEVNYPPNFKLPRMPLGPFFLP from the coding sequence ATGGCTCGGATCGCATTAGGCATACGATACGACGGCTCAGCTTATCACGGGTGGCAAGTGCAGGAAGCGTTAAAAACAGTCCAAGGGGAAGTTGAAAAAGCCTTATCGGCTGTTGCCAACCATCCTGTTTTTGTCACTTGCGCGGGGCGCACCGATGCTGGGGTGCACGCGAGCGCGCAGGTGGCGCATTTTGATACAACCGCCTATCGCAGCGATCACGCCTGGGTTTTTGGGGCTAATAGTAATTTGCCCCACGATATCAGTATCTTGTGGGCGAAAGCGGTGGAGGAAGATTTTCATGCGCGTTATTCCGCCATGGCGCGGCGTTATCGGTATATCGTTTATAATCATGAAATTCGCCCCGCTATTTTGCGAAAAGCAATTGGGTGGCACTACCGCCCTTTAGATGAAAAACGGATGCAAGCGGGGGCGCAGTATTTAATAGGGGAACACGATTTTAGTTCTTTTCAGGGGGCAGGCTGCCAATCGCGGACACCAGTGCGGAAGATTTTTCAGATTGAAATTTATCGAATTCGGCGTATGGTAGTCATTGAAGTACAAGCCAATGCATTTTTATTGCACATGGTGCGTAATATTGCCGGTGTATTAATAGCAATTGGAAGCGGTGAAAAGCATCCCGACTGGGCGCAAACGGTTTTGAAAGCGAAAGACCGTCGACAAGGAGGCGTTACGGTTCCTCCGAATGGACTTTATTTGGTGGAAGTCAATTACCCGCCCAATTTCAAACTGCCACGTATGCCTTTGGGACCGTTTTTTTTACCCTAA
- the accD gene encoding acetyl-CoA carboxylase, carboxyltransferase subunit beta encodes MNWFTKLLPKISTANKKGVPEGVWHKCPSCTAVLYRVELERNLEVCPKCYYHIRLDPRKRLAQFLDEGEQEELAEDILPVDRLKFRDSKKYKDRLSAAQKATEEKEALVVYKGNIYGNPIVAAAFNFFFVGGSMGAAVGERFAAGVEAAISERLPFVCFSTSGGARMQEGLFSLFQMAKTSAVLARLAEYKLPYISVLTDPTMGGVSASLAMLGDVIIAEPNALIGFSGPRVIEQTIRQTLPEGFQRSEFLLEHGAIDMVVDRRELKSTIASLITKLTHQPPPDLPVEESV; translated from the coding sequence ATGAACTGGTTTACAAAATTGTTACCAAAAATTTCGACAGCAAACAAGAAAGGCGTACCTGAAGGGGTTTGGCATAAATGCCCGTCTTGTACGGCGGTGCTTTATCGAGTTGAGTTGGAGCGCAACTTAGAGGTGTGTCCAAAATGCTATTATCATATTCGCCTTGACCCGCGCAAACGATTGGCGCAATTTTTGGATGAGGGTGAACAAGAAGAATTAGCAGAAGATATTTTGCCAGTCGATCGTTTGAAATTCCGCGACTCCAAAAAATACAAAGACCGCCTTAGCGCTGCGCAGAAAGCCACGGAAGAAAAAGAAGCTTTAGTGGTGTACAAGGGTAATATTTATGGCAACCCGATCGTGGCTGCGGCGTTCAATTTCTTTTTTGTTGGTGGCTCGATGGGTGCGGCCGTGGGAGAGCGATTTGCGGCTGGAGTAGAGGCAGCAATCAGTGAAAGGCTTCCTTTTGTTTGTTTTTCAACGAGTGGCGGCGCGCGGATGCAAGAAGGCTTATTTTCTTTATTTCAAATGGCGAAAACAAGTGCGGTACTTGCGCGTTTGGCAGAATATAAACTTCCCTATATTTCAGTGCTAACCGATCCGACAATGGGTGGCGTTTCTGCCAGTTTGGCTATGCTGGGGGATGTCATTATTGCCGAGCCAAACGCATTAATTGGATTTTCAGGGCCCCGGGTTATCGAGCAAACGATCCGTCAAACCCTGCCCGAAGGTTTTCAACGAAGTGAATTTTTATTAGAGCACGGGGCTATTGATATGGTTGTGGACCGTCGTGAATTGAAATCCACAATCGCCTCGCTCATTACCAAACTAACCCACCAACCTCCACCGGATTTGCCAGTAGAAGAATCCGTTTGA
- the folC gene encoding bifunctional tetrahydrofolate synthase/dihydrofolate synthase — protein sequence MKNWLAYINSLHSREIDLGLSRITSLAEKLSLNNFACPVVTVAGTNGKGSVVKSLESIYLAAGYKVAAYTSPHLLQFNERLRLNGEPATDELFIEAFKFIEDNRNHQPLSFFEFTTLAIFYICKKQNLDILLLEVGLGGRLDAVNIVEPDVAVITTIDIDHTDWLGEDRESIGREKAGIIRRHKPVIGGDPNLPNSVYEQVHLLEAPFYQLEKDFFAVSTKENWQWQGPTQDYQGLPLPSLKIENIATSLMVIHCLQSQLPVSQHSLIAGIKNAVLPGRFEWIQTPAPIVFDVAHNPQATAYLSEQLRKTDHAGRTLGVVGMLRDKDIPGALKPMLPCIDQWYAGTLSESRGATSANLQNVLSELQVENCYNFDSVADAFKKAVEDCRPQDRIVVFGSFYTVAMAKEVLLGGENGN from the coding sequence ATGAAAAATTGGTTAGCTTACATCAATTCCCTTCACTCGCGTGAAATCGATTTGGGATTATCGCGGATTACCTCTCTGGCTGAAAAATTATCGTTGAATAATTTCGCTTGTCCCGTTGTGACTGTGGCGGGAACTAACGGAAAAGGTTCGGTAGTTAAATCGTTGGAAAGCATCTATTTAGCAGCCGGTTATAAAGTGGCTGCTTATACCTCACCTCATTTGCTGCAATTTAACGAACGATTGCGACTCAATGGCGAACCTGCGACCGATGAATTATTTATCGAAGCATTTAAATTTATTGAAGATAATCGGAACCATCAGCCACTCAGTTTTTTTGAATTTACCACGTTAGCGATTTTTTATATTTGTAAAAAACAAAATTTAGATATCTTATTGTTGGAAGTAGGATTAGGAGGCCGCCTCGATGCGGTGAATATCGTTGAGCCGGACGTGGCCGTTATTACTACCATCGACATCGATCACACCGATTGGTTAGGTGAAGACCGTGAATCGATCGGTCGGGAAAAAGCAGGTATTATTCGGCGTCATAAACCCGTGATAGGCGGCGATCCAAATCTTCCGAATAGTGTTTATGAGCAAGTGCATTTGCTGGAGGCTCCTTTTTACCAGCTTGAGAAAGATTTTTTTGCCGTCAGTACAAAAGAAAATTGGCAATGGCAAGGGCCTACTCAGGATTATCAGGGATTGCCGTTGCCGTCACTGAAAATCGAAAATATAGCGACCAGTTTGATGGTGATTCATTGTTTACAATCACAATTGCCAGTGAGCCAACATTCCCTCATTGCCGGTATTAAAAACGCGGTATTGCCGGGTCGCTTTGAATGGATTCAAACTCCCGCGCCAATCGTTTTTGATGTGGCCCACAATCCACAAGCGACAGCTTATTTATCGGAACAGCTCCGTAAAACCGATCACGCTGGTCGAACCTTAGGGGTGGTGGGGATGTTAAGAGATAAAGATATCCCTGGCGCATTAAAGCCGATGCTGCCCTGCATCGATCAATGGTATGCTGGTACCTTATCGGAATCGCGAGGCGCGACGAGTGCGAATTTGCAAAATGTATTATCTGAACTTCAGGTGGAAAACTGTTATAATTTCGATTCTGTAGCAGATGCATTTAAGAAAGCAGTTGAAGATTGCCGCCCACAAGATCGGATTGTGGTGTTTGGTTCTTTTTACACGGTAGCAATGGCGAAAGAGGTCCTTTTGGGAGGTGAAAATGGAAATTAA
- a CDS encoding SPOR domain-containing protein yields MKMEIKAKQRLIGALVLLAIVAIFLPLLFHNPRPSTGLTMTTTIPPAPDKPVVQLQLPPSAPPPVETPLPQTNTVDLTPKQPIVQPSLPPVMPVPQPKKVVKVNNPHSLESLLSKTPTAWIIQVASFVNPDYAKHLLQQLRAKGFDAYLQESHEGKVITRVFIGPEINRDKINKIQKELKQQMRLNGVIKKYYPVIPAKAERFRE; encoded by the coding sequence GTGAAAATGGAAATTAAAGCGAAGCAGCGACTGATTGGTGCGCTGGTGTTGCTGGCTATTGTAGCGATATTTTTGCCATTATTGTTTCATAACCCCCGTCCCTCGACCGGTTTAACGATGACAACAACTATTCCGCCCGCACCGGATAAGCCGGTAGTTCAATTGCAGTTGCCACCCTCTGCGCCGCCACCGGTTGAAACGCCTTTGCCGCAAACAAATACCGTAGATTTGACGCCTAAACAGCCAATAGTACAGCCTTCGCTCCCACCAGTGATGCCTGTTCCCCAGCCTAAAAAAGTGGTGAAAGTAAACAACCCTCATTCTCTTGAGTCATTATTATCGAAAACACCAACGGCTTGGATCATACAGGTGGCAAGTTTTGTAAACCCTGACTATGCAAAGCATTTGCTGCAACAGCTCCGTGCTAAAGGGTTTGATGCTTATCTCCAAGAGAGCCATGAAGGGAAAGTAATTACCCGCGTTTTTATCGGCCCTGAGATCAATCGTGATAAAATTAATAAAATTCAGAAGGAATTGAAGCAACAAATGCGATTAAATGGCGTCATTAAAAAATATTACCCCGTCATCCCCGCGAAAGCGGAGAGATTCAGGGAGTAA
- a CDS encoding CvpA family protein, with protein MNSHLLSHLNWVDFAIIGIILFSIIISFFRGFVREAVSLVVWVAAIIVAIKFVEPVQIYLQTWIVSSSIRYAVAFISLFLSVFIIGIILNMLIHVLLKKTGLSITDRLLGIFFGAGRGFLIVAVLLLFVSIGSVEDGSLIAQSQLAPKFQPIVSWLNQFLPSQFKQFSHWLADQPVSKVNNGDR; from the coding sequence ATGAACTCTCATCTCCTCTCTCATTTAAATTGGGTTGATTTTGCGATCATTGGCATTATTCTTTTTTCGATCATTATCAGTTTTTTTCGTGGATTCGTGCGAGAGGCTGTTTCATTGGTCGTGTGGGTGGCTGCCATTATCGTTGCCATTAAGTTTGTCGAACCCGTACAAATATATTTGCAGACCTGGATTGTTTCTTCTTCTATACGATACGCTGTCGCCTTTATCAGTTTATTTTTATCCGTTTTCATTATCGGTATTATTTTAAATATGCTTATTCACGTTTTATTAAAGAAAACCGGTCTTAGCATTACCGATCGATTATTGGGGATTTTCTTCGGCGCTGGGCGAGGGTTTTTAATTGTTGCTGTTTTATTGTTGTTCGTTAGTATTGGGAGTGTCGAAGATGGGAGTTTGATTGCGCAATCGCAATTAGCCCCTAAATTTCAACCCATCGTGAGTTGGTTGAACCAATTTCTGCCTTCGCAATTTAAACAGTTTTCACATTGGTTGGCGGATCAGCCCGTCTCAAAGGTCAATAATGGTGATAGGTAA